In Solirubrobacterales bacterium, the following are encoded in one genomic region:
- the rpmB gene encoding 50S ribosomal protein L28, translating to MAKVCFSCGKGPAFGNSRSHSMVATRRRFNPNLQKVRIQDGARARRVYVCTRCLKSNKVTKAA from the coding sequence ATGGCCAAGGTGTGCTTCAGCTGCGGCAAGGGGCCGGCGTTCGGGAACTCGCGCAGCCATTCGATGGTCGCGACCCGGCGACGCTTCAACCCCAACCTCCAGAAGGTCCGAATCCAAGACGGGGCGCGAGCCCGCCGGGTCTATGTGTGCACGCGCTGCCTGAAGTCGAACAAGGTCACTAAAGCCGCCTGA
- a CDS encoding DAK2 domain-containing protein, which produces MPDTSIERFRRVVEAAYAHLEQRRQEVNDLNVFPVADGDTGDNMALTMSAVMSELDRLDGQPIDKRAREEIVHAVARAALMGARGNSGVILSQIVRGAAEELASRPGELVDPVLVAAAFASAADAAYESVRDPAEGTMLTVIREMAHAASQHLAHTDRQRLSSRADDSEQDELLATVLAVAARAGEEAVQRTPEQLDVLAEAGVVDAGAYGLVLILAGIVAGLRGEVDAVPEVAHHEPPRETRPHHFDSRFRYCTNFIVTGRGLDARFFVKHLEEIGDSVLVVGDQATLKVHLHTDEPEVAVAVFEQAGDVQRLDVGDMREQIEARERRLAPARTGVVAVAAGGGLKSLFEALGARVVDGGTTLNPSTYEILAQIHEVSADEVLVLPNSPNVILAAQEAAKLSEKPARVVGSLSQQAALAALVELDPERTAAENGERLEAALQEIHWGAVAPAARPDPQGRFVRGDAVGFAGEEVVAWGGAGSTLAAIIERLADDVEIVTVIEGEDAPIPLEQLPLELAEGVELELHRGGQPHYWWLIAAQ; this is translated from the coding sequence GTGCCCGATACCTCGATCGAGCGGTTTCGGCGGGTGGTCGAAGCCGCCTACGCCCACCTCGAGCAACGCCGCCAGGAGGTCAACGACCTGAACGTGTTCCCGGTGGCCGACGGCGACACCGGGGACAACATGGCGCTGACCATGAGCGCCGTGATGAGCGAGCTCGACCGCCTCGACGGGCAGCCGATCGACAAGCGCGCCCGGGAGGAGATCGTCCATGCGGTCGCCCGGGCTGCTCTGATGGGCGCGCGCGGGAACTCCGGCGTGATCCTCAGCCAGATCGTTCGCGGGGCAGCCGAGGAGCTGGCCAGCCGCCCGGGGGAGCTGGTCGATCCGGTGCTGGTCGCCGCGGCGTTCGCGAGCGCCGCCGACGCCGCCTACGAATCGGTGCGCGACCCCGCCGAGGGAACGATGCTGACCGTGATCCGCGAGATGGCGCACGCGGCGTCGCAGCACCTGGCGCACACGGATCGCCAGCGGCTGTCTTCGCGGGCGGACGACTCCGAGCAGGACGAGCTCCTGGCCACGGTGCTCGCGGTGGCCGCCCGGGCGGGCGAGGAGGCGGTCCAGCGGACGCCCGAGCAGCTCGACGTGCTGGCGGAGGCCGGTGTGGTCGACGCAGGGGCGTACGGTCTGGTCTTGATCCTGGCCGGGATCGTCGCCGGGTTGCGCGGCGAGGTGGACGCGGTCCCGGAGGTCGCGCACCACGAGCCCCCCCGGGAGACGCGACCCCACCACTTCGACAGTCGCTTTCGTTACTGCACGAACTTCATCGTCACCGGCCGGGGGCTCGACGCGCGCTTCTTCGTCAAGCATTTGGAGGAGATCGGTGACTCGGTGCTGGTGGTCGGCGACCAGGCGACCTTGAAGGTCCACCTGCACACGGACGAGCCCGAGGTCGCTGTGGCGGTGTTCGAGCAGGCAGGCGACGTGCAGCGGCTCGACGTCGGCGACATGCGCGAGCAAATAGAGGCGCGCGAGCGCCGTCTGGCGCCTGCGCGTACCGGCGTGGTGGCTGTCGCCGCCGGCGGCGGCCTGAAATCGCTGTTCGAGGCGCTCGGGGCCCGCGTGGTCGACGGTGGGACGACGCTCAATCCCTCCACCTACGAGATCCTGGCTCAGATCCACGAGGTGTCCGCCGACGAGGTGCTGGTGCTTCCCAACTCGCCGAACGTGATCCTGGCCGCGCAGGAGGCGGCGAAGCTGTCCGAGAAGCCGGCTCGCGTCGTCGGCTCCCTCTCCCAGCAGGCGGCGCTGGCGGCGCTGGTCGAGCTCGATCCCGAGCGGACCGCTGCCGAGAATGGGGAACGCCTGGAGGCCGCGCTCCAGGAGATCCACTGGGGCGCGGTCGCGCCGGCCGCACGCCCGGATCCTCAGGGCCGGTTCGTGCGCGGCGATGCCGTCGGGTTCGCGGGGGAAGAGGTCGTGGCCTGGGGAGGAGCAGGCTCGACCCTTGCGGCGATCATCGAACGCCTTGCCGATGACGTCGAGATCGTCACCGTGATCGAAGGGGAGGATGCTCCGATCCCGCTCGAGCAGCTGCCGCTCGAGCTCGCCGAGGGGGTGGAGCTGGAGCTCCACCGAGGCGGCCAGCCGCACTACTGGTGGCTCATTGCTGCGCAATGA
- a CDS encoding glutathione S-transferase family protein produces MSKPTLWHIEISHYNEKARWALDHKGIEHERRAPTPGAHMVVALWLTRGRSKTFPLLQLDGEAIADSTAIIAELERRYPDPPLYPEDPDERRRALELEEFFDEELGPHTRLLAFHEATKDPAVVERFTVDLLPGRLAGIGPVRAGAMRFFSTFAALRYGVKSDRRAELARAKILAALDRLESELGPGDYLVGDGFTVADLTAASLLFPLVQPPEGPALPPAPEALERFRAPLKERPGYRWVERMFQGHRKRVRASDEVAVGAKGPAG; encoded by the coding sequence GTGTCGAAGCCGACCCTCTGGCACATCGAGATCTCGCACTACAACGAGAAGGCTCGCTGGGCGCTCGACCACAAGGGGATCGAGCACGAGCGCAGGGCCCCGACCCCCGGCGCACACATGGTCGTGGCGCTCTGGCTGACCCGGGGCCGCAGCAAGACGTTCCCGCTGCTCCAGCTCGACGGCGAGGCCATCGCTGACTCCACGGCGATCATCGCTGAGCTCGAGCGCCGATATCCCGACCCACCCCTCTACCCCGAGGATCCCGATGAGCGCCGTCGGGCACTGGAGCTGGAGGAGTTCTTCGACGAGGAGTTGGGTCCCCACACGCGCCTGCTCGCCTTCCACGAGGCGACGAAGGACCCGGCGGTCGTCGAGCGCTTCACGGTCGACCTGCTGCCTGGTCGCCTGGCCGGCATTGGGCCAGTCCGCGCGGGGGCGATGCGCTTCTTCTCAACGTTCGCGGCCCTTCGCTACGGGGTGAAGAGCGATCGCCGGGCGGAGCTCGCGAGGGCCAAGATCCTGGCGGCGCTCGACCGACTCGAGTCCGAGCTCGGTCCGGGCGATTACCTCGTCGGTGACGGCTTCACCGTCGCGGACCTCACGGCTGCCTCGCTGCTCTTTCCGTTGGTGCAGCCGCCGGAGGGACCCGCGCTTCCCCCAGCGCCCGAGGCATTGGAGCGCTTCCGTGCTCCCCTCAAGGAGCGTCCCGGGTATCGGTGGGTGGAGCGGATGTTCCAGGGGCACCGCAAGCGGGTCCGAGCTAGCGACGAAGTCGCGGTCGGGGCGAAGGGGCCTGCCGGGTAA
- a CDS encoding RidA family protein, with translation MGRIEERLAELGLTLPRPFAAPAGVEFRFDLVRVSGRIGYVSGHLPTDGSEVLMRGKVGDELTVEQGYEAARLTGLAILASLKGELGELDRVSGWVKALGLVNCSPGFSKMPAVINGFSELILELWGEAGRHARSAIGAAELPFDAPVEVEAVVEVN, from the coding sequence ATGGGCCGGATCGAGGAGAGGCTGGCGGAGCTGGGCTTGACGCTGCCGAGACCCTTCGCCGCTCCGGCTGGGGTGGAGTTCAGGTTCGACCTGGTCCGGGTGAGCGGCCGGATCGGCTACGTGTCCGGCCACCTGCCCACCGACGGCTCCGAGGTGCTGATGCGCGGCAAGGTGGGCGATGAGCTCACGGTCGAGCAGGGCTACGAGGCGGCGCGCCTCACCGGGCTCGCGATACTCGCCTCGCTGAAGGGGGAGCTGGGCGAGCTCGACCGTGTCAGCGGCTGGGTGAAGGCGCTGGGCCTGGTCAACTGTTCGCCGGGCTTCAGCAAGATGCCCGCTGTGATCAACGGCTTCTCGGAGCTGATCCTCGAGTTGTGGGGCGAGGCGGGACGTCACGCCCGCTCGGCGATCGGAGCGGCCGAGTTGCCCTTCGACGCCCCGGTGGAGGTCGAAGCCGTAGTCGAGGTGAACTAA